Within Oscillospiraceae bacterium, the genomic segment CGTGCCGTGATTGATAATTCCGAACAAAATTACAGCAGACGTATGGCGGTCTCTTATATATCCAATCGCGTGCGGAGAGCGGATCGGGCCGGTGAGGTTACTGTCGGTACATACGGCGATGGCGATGCGTTGCTTTTAGGCAGTGAATACGGCGGCGTGGATTATGTGACGAAAATCTATTATTACGACGGTTCCATTTGTGAATTGTTTTGCAAAGCAGATGCAGAAATTGATGTGAATGCCGGTACGGCGCTGATATCGGCAAAGGGTTTTTCGGTCAGTACGGGAGACGGTTTTGTAACCGTAACCGTCACGGATGAATACGGGAGTGTCAACAGCGCGGTGATCGCCCTGAAGGGGGTGTCGGAATGAGTGATACCGGGAGAAAAAGTTCTTTAATTATGATCGAACTGATGTCGGCAATGCTGATCTTTTCGATCTGCTGTGCGATTTGCGTGGGCTTGTATGTGGAAGCGGATCGTGAGAGCAAAAACAGCGCCCGCTTGACACAAGCGGTATTTTTGGCGCAAAACGCCGCCGAACTTTTGAATGGAGACTACGAGAAAAATTTAACTTCGGTTTTGAACATGAAGGCCACCGATAATGTTTATACGGCGCAGTATGATGAAAACTGGCAGCCGACATCCGAAACGGGGCATTATGTTCTGATCATTACGGTGGATGCGCAAAAAGGAATTGCCGACATTCTCGTAACCGAAATCGGAACCGAGGTTTATCGCATAAGTGCCGGGATCATCAATTTGAACGGCGGGAATGTTTGAAAACAACATCTTTCAAACATGGGATTTGGTCCTTTTCGTAAAAACATAAATTTAAATCTGCAACAGGGGCCCAATATTCCGATTTGATGAAAGGATGGTTATAAATTTGAAGAAACACGAAAGCGCTTACGGGTTAGGGATTATTTCAATCTTCCTGATTTTTGCGGTATTGTTTCTGACGGTTTTTGCTACGCTGGCGGTCAGCTCTGCGCGAGCCGATTATCGCCTGAGTGTTAAAAACGCCGACTATGTGAAGAAGTATTATATGGCGACTGCAGAATGTGCGGAATTCGTACAGCAGGCCGAAGCGGCTTATTCCGATGAAGTGCCGACTGCGGTTTCTTCAGGCAATATCGAAGGAGATCGGATTAAATA encodes:
- a CDS encoding DUF4860 domain-containing protein, coding for MMNSKFKKGTGTLSGVAILIPLLIFALLAMLLTTMGISVYRAVIDNSEQNYSRRMAVSYISNRVRRADRAGEVTVGTYGDGDALLLGSEYGGVDYVTKIYYYDGSICELFCKADAEIDVNAGTALISAKGFSVSTGDGFVTVTVTDEYGSVNSAVIALKGVSE